GCACATCCACAGAACAAGAAGAGCATATACCCTGGGGTAGATTATGGTAGATGCGTCTTCTGCGGGTTCTGCGTAGACGCATGCCCGTTTTACGCTCTCTACATGACTCCTGTTGCAGAGCTGAGCGAAATGGACAGAAACGACCTCTGGTATCCTCCTCTGGAGCTCTCAAAGCCTCCAGCAGTCAACCCTGCCCCCAGGGTTAAGCTGAACTTCGACATAAGGAGGGGTGTCCACGATGAAAGATGAAGAGCTCCTGCAGAGAGTGAAGGAGAAGCTGCCTACAGCAGTAATAGCAGATAAGAACAGGATAAAGGCTACAGTCAAACCTGAAGAATTGCATCTATCGTGCGAAGCTCTCTATTCTCTCGGGTTCAACTACCTTCACACAATAGCTGCAACAGACTACCCTGATAAGCAGGAATTTGAGGTGAATTACATAATAGGGAGCATGGAAGATGACAAGAGGAATAACGTTGTAATGCTTATAACAAGAATACCGAAGTCAAGACCCACACTTCCAACTGTCAGCGACGTCTGGGCTGCAGCGAAGCTGGAGGAGAGGGAGGAATGGGAGATGCTTGGCATCAACTTCGAAGGAAACGATGAGCTTCAGAAGCTTTACCTGCCAGAAGACTGGAACGAGATTCCACCGCTCCTGAAGGAGTACAAGCTGAGGAGATGGGTCGACGAAGAAAGGGAGAGGCATGGTCTGATATTCGAGAGGATAGAACATGAGCATTAACACTAACACTGACACTAACACTAACACAGATACTGACACTAGAAGTGACAGCAGCACTAGCAATAGCAACAGCAAGAAGACACAGAACAGGCAGCAGATATCAGCATACGAGGCCCTGCCAGGGGTCTTTCAAGAGGAGTTCTCTCCCGAAGGAAGACTGAAGGTCAGTTTTGGTCCACAGCATCCCGGCTCGGGGCACATGAGGATAATACTGACTATAAACGGAGACATAGTCGAAGATGCGATACCAGATGTAGGCTATGTGCACAGGGGTGTCGAAAAGATGTGTGAGTACAAGAACTACATACAGAACATACCCCACATAGAGAGACCTGCCATCCATGACTCTGCAGGAACCACTCTGCCATACATTCTTGCTGTAGAGAAGCTGCTTGACCTGACTGAGAAGGTACCTGAGAGGGCCCAATACATAAGGATTATACTGGCGGAAATGAACAGAATAATAAACCACTTCTATTTCCTAGGCATACTGGGCATATTCATGGGCCATTCAACAGTCACCACATGGGGTATGGGGGACAGAGAGCTGATGATAGAGACTGCAGCGATGATGACTGGAGCTAGGGTGACTTTTAGCTTTATAGTGCCGGGAGGGGTAAGGACAGATACTCCTTACGGCTTTGAGGATAGGCTGCTGAAGAGCTGTGACTACTTGGAAAGCAGGATGAAGGCATACAGGGATTATCTGTTCGAGAACCCGTTTGCGAGGATGAGGATGGAGGGGGTCGGGATAATAAGGAAGAGCGATGCCATCAGCCTTGGACTTGTGGGCCCCACGCTTAGAGGCTCAGGGGTCAGGTCTGATGTGAGAAAAGATGAGCCTTACATTCTGTACGACACTATAGATTTCTCCATCCCTTCATACGAGGAAGGTGATGCGATGGCAAGGACAAAAGTTCACTTCGACGAAATAATCCAGAGCATATCTATAATCAGGCAAGCTGTAAAGAAGATGAAGCCCGGTCCTGTCAAAATTCCGCTGAGAGGCCAGATCAGAGGGAAGGTTGGTGATGCCTATGCAAGGGTCGAAGGAGCAAGGGGTATGAATAGCTACTACATAATATCTGATGGTCAGGTTCATCCATACAGAGTTAGGGTCAACACAGCAGACTCAAGAAACCTTGCAGTGATGAGAAAGGTGCTGCAGGGTGTCAAGGTTGCTGACGTGCCAGTGGTCCATTGGTCTCTGGATTACTGGCCTGTAGCTGCTGACAGGTAGGATTGCTAGTGTTCAAATAAGATTCATGAAACTGTCCAGCTTTTTAGTCGTCAAATGTGATTAGCATCAGCAGGATGCTTGGAACAACTTATTAGAGAGGTGTAAACAGGTTTTGACTAGGGTAAACGATAGAAGATGCTCGTTCCAATAAGATGTTTCACGTGCGGGGCTCTGGTTGGAGATAAATTCTCAGAATTCAGAAGGAGGGTGGACATAGGAGAAGACCCTTCAAAGGTTCTTGACGAGTTGGGCCTCAAGCGATACTGCTGCAGAAGGATGCTCCTCAGCGGGTTC
This sequence is a window from Conexivisphaerales archaeon. Protein-coding genes within it:
- a CDS encoding DNA-directed RNA polymerase subunit N translates to MLVPIRCFTCGALVGDKFSEFRRRVDIGEDPSKVLDELGLKRYCCRRMLLSGFEIIDYQLPYYEATERRRKDLLGS
- a CDS encoding NADH-quinone oxidoreductase subunit C; this encodes MKDEELLQRVKEKLPTAVIADKNRIKATVKPEELHLSCEALYSLGFNYLHTIAATDYPDKQEFEVNYIIGSMEDDKRNNVVMLITRIPKSRPTLPTVSDVWAAAKLEEREEWEMLGINFEGNDELQKLYLPEDWNEIPPLLKEYKLRRWVDEERERHGLIFERIEHEH